In Lolium perenne isolate Kyuss_39 chromosome 5, Kyuss_2.0, whole genome shotgun sequence, the sequence GCGCGGTCGCCGCCGGCATGGCTGCGGCGCGCGATCGACACGGAGGAAGCGTGGGCGCAGCTGCAGTTCGTGGTGCCGATGGTCCTCACCAACATGTTCTACTACGCCGTCCCGCTCGTCTCCGTGATGTTCTCCGGCCACCTCGGCGTCATCCACCTCGCCGGCGCCACGCTCGGCAACTCCTGGGCCACCGTCACCGGCTACCCCTTCGTGGTACGTATACTGCTCATACCACATGCTCTTTGCCAGATTTTGTTCGACCGCGCAATAATTACACACCTAGCTATAGTTATTGCTGCTGCGTCGAGGCATGATCGACGATGCAGCTATCGCAGCTCCCACGTGCCGGTCGTATGCATCTCTTCTTGCCCTTGCACAATTATTGACAGACCCTTATGCTAATTAATATCATTGGCATTTTGGAAATAAGAACGGTAATCATTGCAAGTTTCTACTTCCTCCGTTTAGAAATAAGTTTCTGCTCCAACCACAAGCTCTGCCAGATTTGGTCCAGACAGTACATTTATTTCCACTGCTGCGTCTACTCACGACGACCCACGTTTCGGTCGTATGCACTTTCCCGTTGCACAATTATTGACTAGTCGATCGTAGTGAGAATTAACATAGGCGTATACCTGGTCAAAATTTGGATGTGGTACTATCATGCACTAATAACATATTAATTAGTTTACAGATTCATCTTACCTTaaaagtgtgatgttatggtagtaATATATTTAGTTATCACAACCATTTAATGCCATGACATATCATTAAAGTTTCTACTCTCTTCTTAAAAAAGATGTTTAATTTTATATACCTTCGTATCTCGATAAAGTTGAGTATTTTTTATGAACGTGAGAGTAGCTGGTATTGCATGATTGTATGTTAATATACCTTAGTTACGGAATCCTTCCCGCCCCCCCTTTCTGCTTTTCGTCGCTGCATGCCAGAGCTCGTGACATCTCCCTTCTCATCCATGCTTGTGCAGGAAAACATTCCCTTTTACATCAGCGGAGCGCGAGGCGAGGGTGGCTTGCTGGAAACGGCCGAATCGACCGTTCCTCCCGAGACTGGCCTAGCGGTGATTTGAGAACCGGTTGGACCACAACGTGGAGGCCTTCCGGCTAGCAAACGACCCAACTTTTTTCCCAAGATGCGAGCCAAGTGATATACGacctaccaaacgcgcccctaATATTCCGTATCCAGATAAGGCCCTAAAGTAGATGTTTTCATCACATATCTCAGTATTTgtacttagggcatgtacaatgatgatATCTTAGCAATGCCACGTGGAACAAATGCTGATTTGGAGGAAAGAGAAAGTAAAAAAAAAGACTTTaccttctcttagctaagagatcacTTAGCACAATCTTTCTCACCACATATTTAGGATGTCTGGTTATTAAAGGTAAAACTAAAAAAGAACTtattatacatcatgttttactgTCATATCTAGATTACATGGCAGAGTTAAGATAAGACGATCTTATCAATCATTGCACATGCCCTCACTCTGTGATACCCTTGACTTGCCAGGAAAGGTTAGGCGGTTTGTAACGAAAAAAATGGAAACTTGCTACCGGGGACAATCTAGACTCACTGGCGCAAGAATAGCCTCGGCTGGGAGAGAAACAAGGACAACGGAGTACCCAGCCGTTCCCAAAAAATCGCAACAAAATTTCTGAtccctaagggcatgtacaatgggaaGCGCTTACACAGACCCTTACgtgaaaaagaaaatatagcaaaTTCTGATTTATCATCTAAGCGCGTTAGCTTGCAATGCAGAGCGCTAATTTGGGTCGCTCGCGATAGCAGGTAAGCGCTCGTCCCTGCAACGCGACGACGCTAGCGACTCACCGAAAGACTAAAAAAAAATCCCCGAGAGCCGAACCGAGAAAAGCTCTGGGGGCATCTAGCGGCGCTTGGCCGGAGCTGGGCGAGCAGAGGCCGGACCGGCTTGGTGGCTCGCGTGCAAGCTTGCCGTGCGGCGTGCTCGGCACGAGGAAGAGAGCAGCGGTCGCCGACGAGGTAGAGCTCGGGCCTGGCCGGAGCGCCGCGTGATGGCGAGGCAAGCTTGGGTACTGGGACGGCAAGCACTGGACGGAAGGCCGGGTGCTGCGCGCGTGTGGAAGCGAGAGGAGAGGACACGAGCAAAAGGGGAAGGGATCGAGCGGGGCAGGATTCCTTTCTTGATTCTCTTCAATTCGGTTTCAGTCGTGCCGGAAAATACGCTGCAAATATTGCTGTTACTGATTTTGAGGGATGGATGAAAAGCTCACTACTCCAATCAATCTGGATTCTGTTAAATCCGTTTGAGGAATGGCCTGTACGGATCTGCAAGATTTTTCCTTCTCTTTTTAGCGCCCTGGTCTAGCGTCCGCCGCCGCTCAATCCAGATCAGGCAGGGGAAAAAAAGCTAAGCGCCCGGCTCAACAAGTTGCATCGACGCCGGCAAGAATTCCAGGATCCATCGGGAATCAAAGGAAACGGCCGGGAAAATGAGCCTAGCGCCCGCTCTCAGCGCCTGCGTTGTACTTGCCATAACAAGATCCTCTGGAGCCCCTCTCCACAAGTTCTCCACAGCTGCTGCCACCGCTTCTCCCCGCCGGCTGCCGCGGCGTAACGAAGGCGCCACCGGCTGCTTCTGCCGGTTTGCCCCATCCAGCACCCATATTCCCCTCGACTTCTCCTATTTCTCCCGTTTCCCCCCAGCCACGCATACCCGCGCGACCCAGCCACCTCAGGAAAACGTGGCCAAGGGAAAGCTTCGCTTTGCTAGCTGCTATAAATAATCTCCACATCACATTTCGCTGAGCGCCATTGAATCCCCGTTCGGTCTCTAGCGGCGCCACACCCAAAttgcctcctcctccttctcccgctATCATCTGGCCCTGCCGACATCGGCATGTCTTCGGCCCCGCTGCTCGGCACCTCCGTCGGCGGCAAGGGCGGCGAGGCGacggcgcggtcgacgccggcatgGCTGCGGCGCGCGATCGACACGGAGGAAGCGTGGGCGCAGCTGCAGTTCGTGGTGCCGATGGTCCTCACCAACATGTTCTACTACGCCGTCCCGCTCGTCTCCGTGATGTTCTCCGGCCACCTCGGCGTCATCCACCTCGCCGGCGCCACGCTCGGCAACTCCTGGGCCACCGTCACCGGCTACCCCTTCGTGGTACGTATACTGCTCATACCACATGCTCTTTGCCAGATTTTGTTCGACCGCGCAATAATTACACACCTAGCTATAGTTATTGCTGCTGCGTCGAGGCATGATCGACGATGCAGCTATCACAGCTCCCACGTGCCGGTCGTATGCATCTCTTCTTGCCCTTGCACAATTATTGATAGACCCTTATGCTAATTAATATCATTGGCATTTTGGAAATAAGAACGGTAATCATTGCAAGTTTCTACTTCCTCCGTTTAGAAATAAGTTTCTGCTCCAACCACAAGCTCTGCCAGATTTGGTCCAGACAGTACATTTATTTCCACTGCTGCGTCTACTCACGACGACCCACGTGTCGGCCGTATGCACTTTCCCGTTGCACAATTATTGACTAGTCTATCGTAGTGAGAATTAACATAGGCGTATACCTGGTCAAAATTTGGATGTGGTACTATCATGCACTAATAACATATTAATTAGTTTACAGATTCATCTTACCTTaaaagtgtgatgttatggtagtaATATATTTAGTTATCACAACCATTTAATGCCATGACATATCATTAAAGTTTCTACTCTCTGCTTAAAAAAGATGTTTAATTTTATATACCTTCGTATCTCGATAAAGTTGAGTATTTTTTTATGAACGTGAGAGTAGCTGGTATTGCATGATTGTATGTTAATATACCTTAGTTACGGAATCCTTCCCGCCCCCCCTTTCTGCTTTTCGTCGCTGCATGCCAGAGCTCGTGACATCTCCCTTCTCATCCATGCTTGTGCAGGAAAACATTCCCTTTTACATCAGCGGAGCGCGAGGCGAGGGTGGCTTGCTGGAAACGGCCGAATCGACCGTTCCTCCCGAGACTGGCCTAGCGGTGATTTGAGAACCGGTTGGACCACAACGTGGAGGCCTTCCGGCTAGCAAACGACCCAACTTTTTTCCCAAGATGCGAGCCAAGTGATATACGacctaccaaacgcgcccctaATATTCCGTATCCAGATAAGGCCCTAAAGTAGATGTTTTCATCACATATCTCAGTATTTgtacttagggcatgtacaatgatgatATCTTAGCAATGCCACGTGGAACAAATGCTGATGTGGAGGAAAGAGAAAGTAAAAAAAAAGACTTTaccttctcttagctaagagatcacTTAGCACAATCTTTCTCACCACATATTTACGATGTCTGGTTATTAAAGGTAAAACTAAAAAAGAACTtattatacatcatgttttactgTCATATCTAGATTACATGGCAGAGTTAAGATAAGACGATCTTATCAATCATTGCACATGCCCTCACTCTGTGATACCCTTGACTTGCCAGGAAAGGTTAGGCGGTTTGTAACGAAAAAAATGGAAACTTGCTACCGGGGACAATCTAGACTCACTGGCGCAAGAATAGCCTCGGCTGGGAGAGAAACAAGGACAACGGAGTACCCAGCCGTTCCCAAAAAATCGCAACAAAATTTCTGAtccctaagggcatgtacaatgggaaGCGCTTACACAGACCCTTACGTGAAAAAGAAAATATAACAAATTCTGATTTATCATCTAAGCGCGTTAGCTTGCAATGCAGAGCGCTAATTTGGGTCGCTCGCGATAGCAGGTAAGCGCTCGTCCCTGCAACGCGGCGACGCTAGCGACTCACCGAAAGACTAAAAAAAAATCCCCGAGAGCCGAACCGAGAAAAGCTCTGGGGGCATCTAGCGGCGCTTGGCCGGAGCTGGGCGAGCAGAGGCCGGACCGGCTTGGTGGCTTGCGTGCAAGCTTGCCGTGCGGCGTGCTCGGCACGAGGAAGAGAGCGGCGGTCGCCGACGAGGTAGAGCTCGGGCCTGGCCGGAGCGCGGCGTGATGGCGAGGCAAGCTTGGGTACTGGGACGGCAAGCACTGGATGGAAGGCCGGGTGCTGCGCGCGTGTGGAAGCGAGAGAAGAGGACACGAGCAAAAGGGGAAGGGATCGAGCGGGGCAGGATTCCTTTCTTGATTCTCTTCAATTCGGTTTCAGTCGTGCCGGAAAATACGCTGCAAATATTGCTGTTACTGATTTTGAGGGATGGATGAAAAGCTCACTACTCCAATCAATCTGGATTCTGTTAAATCCGTTTGAGGAATGGCCTGTACGGATCTGCAAGATTTTTCCTTCTCTTTTTAGCGCCCTGGTCTAGCGTCCGCCGCCGCTCAATCCAGATCAGGCAGGGGAAAAAAAGCTAAGCGCCCGGCTCAACAAGTTGCATCGACGCCGGCAAGAATTCCAGGATCCATCGGGAATCAAAGGAAACGGCCGGGAAAATGAGCCTAGCGCCCGCTCTCAGCGCCTGCGTTGTACTTGCCATAACAAGATCCTCTGGAGCCCCTCTCCACAAGTTCTCCACGGCTGCTGCCACCGCTTCTCCCCGCCGGCTGCCGCGGCGTAACGAAGGCGCCACCGGCTGCTTCTGCCGGTTTGCCCCATCCAGCACCCATATTCCCCTCGACTTCTCCTATTTCTCCCGTTTCCTCCCAGCCACGCATACCCGCGCGACCCAGCCACCTCAGGAAAACGTGGCCAAGGGAAAGCTTCGCTTTGCTACCTGCTATAAATAATCTCCACATCACATTTCGCTGAGCGCCGTTGAATCCCCATTCGGTCTCAAGCAGCGCCACACCCAAAttgcctcctcctccttctcccgctATCATCTGGCCCTGCCGACATCGGCATGTCTTCGGCCCCGCTGCTCGGCACCTCCGTCGGCGGCAAGGGCGGCGAGGCGACGTCGCGGTCGCCGCCGGCATGGCTGCGGCGCGCGATCGACACGGAGGAAGCGTGGGCGCAGCTGCAGTTCGTGGTGCCGATGGTCCTCACCAACATGTTCTACTACGCCGTCCCGCTCGTCTCCGTGATGTTCTCCGGCCACCTCGGCATCATCCACCTCGCCGGCGCCACGCTCGGCAACTCCTGGGCCACCGTCACCGGCTACCCCTTCGTGGTACGTATACTGCTCATACCACATGCTCTTTGCCAGATTTTGTTCGACCGCGCAATAATTACACACCTAGCTATAGTTATTGCTGCTGCGTCGAGGCATGATCGACGATGCAGCTATCGCAGCTCCCACGTGCCGGTCGTATGCATCTCTTCTTGCCCTTGCACAATTATTGACAGACCCTTATGCTAATTAATATCATTGGCATTTTGGAAATAAGAACGGTAATCATTGCAAGTTTCTACTTCCTCCGTTTAGAAATAAGTTTCTGCTCCAACCACAAGCTCTGCCAGATTTGGTCCAGACAGTACATTTATTTCCACTGCTGCGTCTACTCACGACGATCCACGTTTCGGCCGTATGCACTTTCCCGTTGCACAATTATTGACTAGTCGATCGTAGTGAGAATTAACATAGGCGTATACCTGGTCAAAATTTGGATGTGGTACTATCATGCACTAATAACATATTAATTAGTTTACAGATTCATCTTACCTTaaaagtgtgatgttatggtagtaATATGTTTAGTTATCACAACCATTTAATGCCATGACATATCATTAAAGTTTCTACTCTCTTCTTAAAAAAGATGTTTAATTTTATATAACTTCGTATCTCGATAAAGTTGAGTATTTTTTTATGAACGTGAGAGTAGCTGGTATTGCATGATTGTATGTTAATATACCTTAGTTACGGAATCCTTCCCGCCCCCCCTTTCTGCTTTTCGTCGCTGCATGCCAGAGCTCGTGACATCTCCCTTCTCATCCATGCTTGTGCAGGAAAACATTCCCTTTTACATCAGCGGAGCGCGAGGCGAGGGTGGCTTGCTGGAAACGGCCGAATCGACCGTTCCTCCCGAGACTGGCCTAGCGGTGATTTGAGAACCGGTTGGACCACAACGTGGAGGCCTTCCGGCTAGCAAACGACCCAACTTTTTTCCCAAGATGCGAGCCAAGTGATATACGacctaccaaacgcgcccctaATATTCCGTATCCAGATAAGGCCCTAAAGTAGATGTTTTCATCACATATCTCAGTATTTgtacttagggcatgtacaatgatgatATCTTAGCAATGCCACGTGGAACAAATGCTGATGTGGAGGAAagagaaagtaaaaaaaaaagacttaaccttctcttagctaagagatcacTTAGCACAATCTTTCTCACCACATATTTACGATGTCTGGTTATTAAAGGTAAAACTAAAAAAGAACTtattatacatcatgttttactgTCATATCTAGATTACATGGCAGAGTTAAGATAAGACGATCTTATCAATCATTGCACATGCCCTCACTCTGTGATACCCTTGACTTGCCAGGCAAGGTTAGGTGGTTTGTAACGAAAAAAATGGAAACTTGCTACCGGGGACAATCTAGACTCACTGGCGCAAGAATAGCCTCGGCTGGGAGAGAAACAAGGACAACGGAGTACCCAGCCGTTCCCAAAAAATTGCAACAAAATTTCTGAtccctaagggcatgtacaatgggaaGCGCTTACACAGACCCTTACGTGAAAAAGAAAATATAACAAATTCTGATTTATCATCTAAGCGCGTTAGCTTGCAATGCAGAGCGCTAATTTGGGTCGCTCGCGATAGCAGGTAAGCGCTCGTCCCTGCAACACGGCGACGCTAGCGACTCACCGAAAGACTAAAAAAAAAAATCCCCGAGAGCCGAACCGAGAAAAGCTCTGGGGGCATCTAGCGGCGCTTGGCTGGAGCTGGGCGAGCAGAGGCCGGACCAGCTTGGTGGCTCGCGTGCAAGCTTGCCGTGCGGCGTGCTCGGCACGAGGAAGAGAGCGGCGGTCACCGACGAGGTAGAGCTCGGGCCTGGCCGGAGCGCGGCGTGATGGCGAGGCAAGCTTGGGTACTGGGACGGCAAGCACTGGACGGAAGGCCGGGTGCTGCGCGCGTGTGGAAGCGAGAGGAGAGGACACCAGCAAAAGGGGAAGGGATCGAGCGGGGCAGGATTCCTTTCTTGATTCTCTTCAATTCGGTTTCAGTCGTGCCGGAAAATACGCTGCAAATATTGCTGTTACTGATTTTGAGGGATGGATGAAAAGCTCACTACTCCAATCAATCTGGATTCTGTTAAATCCGTTTGAGGAATGGCCTGTACGGATCTGCAAGATTTTTCCTTCTCTTTTTAGCGCCCTGGTCTAGCGTCCGCCGCCGCTCAATCCAGATCAGGCAGGGGAAAAAAAGCTAAGCGCCCGGCTCAACAAGTTGCATCGACGCCGACAAGAATTCCAGGATCCATCGGGAATCAAAGGAAACAGCCGGGAAAATGAGCCTAGCGCCCGCTCTCAGCGCCTGCGTTGTACTTGCCATAACAAGATCCTCTGGAGCCCCTCTCCACAAGTTCTCCACGGCTGCTGCCACCGCTTCTCCCCGCCGGCTGCCGCGGCGTAACGAAGGCGCCACCGGCTGCTTCTGCCGGTTTGCCCCATCTAGCACCCATATTCCCCTCGACTTCTCCTATTTCTCCCGTTTCCCCCCAGCCACGCATACCCGCGCGACCCAGCCACCTCAGGAAAACGTGGCCAAGGGAAAGCTTCGCTTTGCTACCTGCTATAAATAATCTCCACATCACATTTCGCTGAGCGCCGTTGAATCCCCGTTCGGTCTCTAGCGGCGCCACACCCAAAttgcctcctcctccttctcccgctATCATCTGGCCCTGCCGACATCGGCATGTCTTCGGCCCCgctgcttgatgacgcgtaaagcacacgcccgttgggaaccccaagtggaaggtgtgatgcgtacagcagcaagtttccctcagtaagaaaccaaggtttatcgaaccagtaggagccaagaagcacgttgaaggttgatggcggcgggatgtagtgcggcgcaacaccagagattccggcgccaacgtggaacctgcacaacacaaccaaagtactttgccccaacgaaacagtgaggttgtcaatctcaccggcttgctgtaacaaaggattaaccgtattgtgtggaagatgattgtttgcagagaaaatagtaaaacaagtattgcagcagatttgtatttcattattaaagaatggaccggggtccacagttcactagaggtgtctctcccataagataaaagcatgttgggtgaacaaattacagtcgggcaattgacaaatagagagggcataacaatgcacatacatgtcatgataaatatagtgagatttaattgggcattacgacaaagtacatagaccgccatccaactgcatctatgcctaaaaagtccaccttcaggttatcgtccgaaccccttccagtattaagttgcaaaggaacagacaattgcattaagtatggtgcgtaatgtaatcaataactacatcctcgaacatagcatcaatgttttatccctagtggcaacagcacaacacaaccttaggggtttctgtcactcccccaggtgtcaatgcaggcatgaacccactatcgagcataaatactccctcttggagttactagcttcaacttggccagagcctctactaataacggagagcatgcaagatcataaacaacacataggtaataacttgataattaacataacatggtattctctatccatcggatcccgacaaacacaacatatagcattacagatagatgatcttgatcatgtgttatcaccagattttggctaaatcaggagatgggccgcgatcaagatgggcttggagTTTACAtacagaagaaatacgtgaatcggccttgtgtaccaagtttgggctagtttgcccttgtatctgtaacatattagattacgtgtcgatttagaagttagagttttacccgtacacggttaggtgcacgcctgaattagaaagtcccgtggactataaatatgtatctagggtttatggaataaacaacaaccaacgttcaacacaaacaaatctcggcgcatcgccaactccttcgtctcgacggTTTCTccagtaagcaccatgctgcctaggtcgcatcttgcgatctaggcagcacaagcctacctacgttgttcatgcgttgctcgtgctgaagcctttttgatggcgagcaacgtagttatctttgatgtgttagggttagcattgttcttcgtatcatatgttgtcgtagtgcaacccttatacatctagccgcccttacacctatcttaggtgtaggggcggcaccccgcttgatcatagtttagtagatccgatccgttacggttgctccttgttcttcaaggattagtttaacatccgcaatagttaggccttacaaagggttggaggatccagcggcgtgtagggtggagtttgctagccctagacaggatgttccggggatcaacctcgtgttggtttttaggccctgtctaggatcggcttacggtcaccgtgcgcgagcgcgaggcccaatcgtgagtaggatgatccgattatgcggtgaaaaccctaaatcgtcgtagatcgcattatctttatcttgatcaagcaggaccaccatatattcggacaccttgtacgaatcatgggtggatcggctctttgagccgattcacaggataacctgagagccgatcgaggctcgtatttaacgtttacgtgtatgccatgcaggaaactaagcgaggcatcatccaacaccttcctgaccaggtataggtcaggtggcacgcccttgcgatagcatcggacgtgtgaccaggaggctttgcgggccgtcgctctgagggactggggccagccgcagccctagttgttcccggctctacggtgttgccagtcgctgcccgccggtgggtttctgaccgcaacacattctggcacgcccggtgggacaatcttcgacatccgccgcatcgccatctacatccgagatggcggaaagcactccggtcaagtacgaggatctgactaacgagctcaagaagaagcatgacgagatcaaggcagtcctcgaagccgaactcatcggctctttccacagaacccgctcCCACggcgtcaggtggaaggggttctcacctgaaggcgcactcgatggagtggaccagtccgccccgtcagaagaacgcaccaggttgctgcgtcaggagatcaactacatggtggctcattcgctgcaccgccactctgagagcctggtgaacactttggagcgtgtcgctctgcgcgtggtccaggaaatcatgagccaccggtattctccgtcgggaccagctctggGGACTTacaaaggagagatgccactccagtcccatcCTCCGCTGCCGTTCGCATgggcggcaccagaagtgccgaactcatcggcatacgtcgtctacaagattggtggtgatcctagtgactaccaATTCCTACCTGAGGCacccaaggagatcccgcacggatacgcgTGCGCATACGTACCAGACTGCAATACCTGGGCACTCTCGAACCAGGTTGCAACAGCAGGGgcctctggaacagcaggaggaacgtcGGGAGCCGACCTTGAGAAGCAAACGTGGTTAGCTAAGTacaccactccgacaaacctccagagcccagctcctgcagttggctcagaaccggaaaagcaagcatggctggctaagtatgccacctcGGCGAATCTTCAGGGTTCGATACCTTCAGCCATCACCGCGGATCAGATTTGTACAATTCTgaaagatcagttcggcatgatgCCGAAAAGGAAGACGTTCGGCTacaccaagccgtaccccaacgattacgaattgatcccgctaccacccaaatatcggctcccggacttcacaaagtttagtggatcagatggttccagctccatcgagcatgtgagccgatatttggcacagctgggcacgatctcagcatcagacg encodes:
- the LOC127303027 gene encoding protein DETOXIFICATION 19-like, coding for MSSAPLLGTSVGGKGGEATARSPPAWLRRAIDTEEAWAQLQFVVPMVLTNMFYYAVPLVSVMFSGHLGVIHLAGATLGNSWATVTGYPFVENIPFYISGARGEGGLLETAESTVPPETGLAVI
- the LOC127303025 gene encoding protein DETOXIFICATION 19-like — its product is MSSAPLLGTSVGGKGGEATARSTPAWLRRAIDTEEAWAQLQFVVPMVLTNMFYYAVPLVSVMFSGHLGVIHLAGATLGNSWATVTGYPFVENIPFYISGARGEGGLLETAESTVPPETGLAVI
- the LOC127303026 gene encoding protein DETOXIFICATION 19-like, translating into MSSAPLLGTSVGGKGGEATSRSPPAWLRRAIDTEEAWAQLQFVVPMVLTNMFYYAVPLVSVMFSGHLGIIHLAGATLGNSWATVTGYPFVENIPFYISGARGEGGLLETAESTVPPETGLAVI